Within the Thalassotalea ponticola genome, the region TCAATCGCAAGATGCGTTGCAAGCATTTAGAGAGCGCGAGTCACTGGTTGATATTGGCGGGATAAAATCACTGGCGGCCAACGACGTTGAGTCGCTGTCTACTCAGTTATTGCAAGCCAAACAAACGTTAAAAGACATTGAATTGGTATATCAACTGACGAGCAAAAACACGACGCAAGTAACCGAGCTGGCCACCTTGCCCGATGTGTTAAACCACCCCGATATTCGCCAAGCCATAGAGCAACAACGCCAAGCACAGCGCAAGTTAGATAATTTAGCACTCACTTACGGCAAAAAGCACCCCAAAATGATTGCTGCTGTTGCCGAAGTAAATCGCGAGCGTGCCAATGTGCAAAAAAACATTGAAAGCTTAGCCAATACCATAGGTAGCGATTATCAAAAGGCGCAACAAACCGTAAGTCAATTGCAGGTGTCGTTAAACAATGCCAAACAGCAGTATCAAAAATTGACTCGACTTGACGATGAACATCGCACATTAGAGCAAGAAGTCGAAACCAACAAGCAACTGTATACCTCGTTTTTTAATCGATTACAGGAAACCGCTGAGCTACAGCGTTTTGAAGCCAATGTCGCCCGAGTTATTGAGCCTGCCGTACAGCCAAGTAGCCCGATAAAGCCAAACAAAAAACTGATTGTGGTGATCGCCATGTTAACCGCGGCGGCGGCAGCTGTTGGTGCGGTGTTATTGCTTGAAGCGTTAAATAGCACCATTCGCTCTGTGGATGATGTTGAAACCAAATTGCACAAAAGCTTGCTGGGTATTGTGCCGTTGATCGGTCAATACAACGATAAAACCAGAAAAGATAGCAACGAGCAGGTGTTACCTGCAAGCTATTACAGCCAAGGTGGCGACAGCGCCTTTAGTGAATCTATTCGCACCTTGCGCACCAGCTTAAGTTTGCTCAGCCTAGAAGATAATCACAACGTGGTAAGTATTACCTCAAGCATTCCGGGTGAAGGCAAAACGACGGTAGCCATTAGCTTAGCAAGTGCGTTAGGGCAGTTACACAAAACGCTACTAATTGACACCGATATGCGTCGCCCAACTGTGGCTAAACGCTTTAACTTGGCCGATAACCAGCCAGGACTGTCTAATGTGATCGCCGATACTCATAGCTTTGAGCAATGTGTTCACCACTGTGAGCAAACCAACCTTGACGTACTCAGTGCGGGTCATAATGCACCAAATCCGCAAGAGTTACTGGCGTCAAACCAATTTAGCCAACTATTGCAGACTTTGCGCACTCGTTACGATCGCATTGTAATTGATACTGCACCGGTACAAGCAGTGAGTGACGCCATGTTAGTTGCTCGGTTAACCGATAGGCATTTATACGTGGTTAAAGCCGATGCTACCAAAGAAGCGGTGGTTAAAGCCGGTTTAAAACGCATGAGTCTAGCAGGTGTTAACGTTGATGGTATTGTGCTTAACCAAGTAGATTTAAGCAAAGCGCGCCAGTATCAAGACTTTGCCGGTTATTACGATCACTACGGTTATGCAACGTAATTCACTAAACATGGCGCAGCAACCATCTGCCGATGATAAGGCTATGGTTCAACCAAAACGTTACGCACTGAGCAAAGCCCTGCGGCTTTTGTTGCTGCTATTGCTTAGTGTGTTGGTGTTTACCGCCGCTAGGTTTGGCCTTGGCAATGCCTTATTTAAACCGGTAGAGGGGCAGATTAGAATATTGCAAACTATTTCTAATGATACGGCCTCTAACAATACGGCCTCTAATGATAAAGCGCACGATAACAATCAAACCGTACACGCTCAGTCAGCACTACAAGCCATATACCAACAGCAGTTAACAGCCATAAACCGAGTGTTGTGGCTGCACCGTAACCCCCAATATTTAGAGGCCAAAGCCCAACTGTTAGAGCTAGGTGTGCGCTTTGGCTTTAATGATAAGACACAGGCGCTAACCCAAGCCAATCGCTTATATATTGAGTCGATTACTAAGCGCCCAGCATGGCCAGTAACCTATTCGTCGTTGGCGTTAAATAAATGGCATTTAGGCGAGTTTGACCGCGATTTTGTTACCTATTTAGTGCAAGCGCATTACTTGGGCAAAAATGTGCCACAAGTTAAGCAGGTATGGCAGTACGTAGCAAATTCGATTAACCAAGCAAGCACTAGCGAGCTAGCCATGCTGTTTACTGAGCTGTTTAAAGAGCACAGCGCCATTGTTGCCTATTACCAGCAAGCCGATAATGCCAATGCGACACCAACTCAGCAGGTAAAGTAGGCGCTATGGCATTTACCCAAGTACCGCTTAATCACCATCACTTGTTAAGCTTATGGGTTAACGAGCTAACTAGTGAGGCGCTGTTGTTTGAACAACACAGCAAAACGCTAAACGCAATAAGCCCGCTTCAGGTTAGTATGTTATTGGCAATTGACGACGGACTAAGTAAAGATGCCATTAGCCAGCTACTGAGTGAGCAGGGCGTTAGTGAAACACAGATTAGCAACGCATATCAGCAGGTAGTAGCTTGGTTTAATGCCGAAGAGCCAACAGCAGAGCAAGCAGAAGCTGGATCTCTAAGCTACCAAAATGGCCAGTATCCAGAATTACATGCTAAAGCCATTAGCCAACCCCTAGCCATTACCCAACGTATAGCAGATATATTTTATGTAACGGTTTCGAATACGGTATTTAGTATTAGCGTGCAAACGCAAACGCAAACGAAAGACCAAATCCAGCAACAAGCACTTCAGTGGTTATTTACACAGGCAAAAACTATCTTACAACCAATTTGCTTAAACGACGCTGATACAGCTAACCCGCGCAAACAACAGTCATTAGCACCACAATCATCCCAACAAAAATCAAACAAAAATAGGGAGAAAGTAGCCTTACAGCTTTGCTTTCATCAGCAAAATTTTGCCTTACGAGCTAACGGCATTGTGGTTGAACAGGTAAACAACATCCAACAACTGTTACCCTTGTTAATTGATCGGTTGCAAATTTTGGCGTATCAAATCCAACACTACCAATTGGTATTTCACGGCGCTGCATTAAAACACAGGGA harbors:
- a CDS encoding polysaccharide biosynthesis tyrosine autokinase; this encodes MNQQVPLHSTSPPDASHTAKVMQDHNDFDDIDFKQLFSVLMSHKWHILLFTLVVGLCAALYAYSLTPIYRATATMHLDAGQARVDDLQDVYQDTTASEEFYYTQLEIIRSTSVAEQVVKNLRLENNPIFRVDKLVLLERNPDLLTLSEQQLNERIVQMQYQSAVGFVQGGLSATPLKNTQLVNISFTSVYPHMTALVANALTQAYIDNHMQVSLNRIEKSAQWLNTSLAGLKAKLNQSQDALQAFRERESLVDIGGIKSLAANDVESLSTQLLQAKQTLKDIELVYQLTSKNTTQVTELATLPDVLNHPDIRQAIEQQRQAQRKLDNLALTYGKKHPKMIAAVAEVNRERANVQKNIESLANTIGSDYQKAQQTVSQLQVSLNNAKQQYQKLTRLDDEHRTLEQEVETNKQLYTSFFNRLQETAELQRFEANVARVIEPAVQPSSPIKPNKKLIVVIAMLTAAAAAVGAVLLLEALNSTIRSVDDVETKLHKSLLGIVPLIGQYNDKTRKDSNEQVLPASYYSQGGDSAFSESIRTLRTSLSLLSLEDNHNVVSITSSIPGEGKTTVAISLASALGQLHKTLLIDTDMRRPTVAKRFNLADNQPGLSNVIADTHSFEQCVHHCEQTNLDVLSAGHNAPNPQELLASNQFSQLLQTLRTRYDRIVIDTAPVQAVSDAMLVARLTDRHLYVVKADATKEAVVKAGLKRMSLAGVNVDGIVLNQVDLSKARQYQDFAGYYDHYGYAT